In the genome of Streptomyces sp. P3, the window CATGCCGCTGCTGCTGCGCATCATCACCGGTGACGCGAAGGCCTTCGTCAACGGCACGGCCAACGCCAACGCGTCGTGGAGCTGCACCGGGTTCGAGGACCGGCAGCTCAAGGACAAGTACCCGCTCTGCCCGGCCGGCAGCGACGTGGTGCGCACCTTCCGTTTCCAGAGCTGCTGGGACGGTTCCAACACCGACAGCGCCAACCACCGCACCCATGTGGCGTTCGCCGGCGCGGACGGCTCCTGCCCGGCCGGCTTCGAGGCCGTGCCGCAGCTGGTGCAGCGCATCGTGTACGACGTCGACGCGCCGAGCCTGCAGGACGGCGGCAGGACGACTCCGCTGTTCGCGGTGGACTCCTTCCCGGAGCAGCTGCACAAGGCGGTCACCGACCACGGCGACTTCATCAACGTCTTCGACGAGTCCCTGATGCGGGAGATGGTCGACTGCATCAACGGTGGCCGCCAGTGCGGCGCCGGCCAGAACAACGGCGGTAACGGAAACGCCGGCAACGGCGGTAACGGAAATGCAGGCAACGGCGACGACAACGGCGGCAACGGAAACGCCGGCAACGGCGAGAACAACGGCGGCAACGGAAACGGCGACGGAAACGGCGACGACAGCGGTTCCGGTAACGGGGACAACGGAAACGCCGGCGACAACGGTTCCGGTAACGCCGGAGGGGACGGCTCCGGTAACGGGGACAACGGAAACGCCGAGGGCAACGGTTCGGTGAACGACGACGCGGTCGGTCAGGGCACACAGCCGCCCGTCGGCAAGCCCGCTACCGAGGCGTCGGCCAAGAACCAGCCCCGCGTCGACGCGAAGCCGGCGGCGAAGGCGGCCACCTCGGCGCCTCCGGCGGGTTCGGGCGGCGAGATCGGCGCCCCCGCGACAGCTCCGCCGACCGCGTCCGCCCCGGCGCAGGCGCGGCCTCCCGCCGACACGGGCGCCGTCACCGGCGGCACCGAGCAGCAGGCGGTCCAAGGCGGCCTCGCCGAGACCGGTGCCAACCTGTGGCCCGGTGCGCTCGGCGCCCTCCTGGTGATCGGCGGTTTCGTCGTCCTGCGCCGCAACGCCGGGCGTAACTGAGCTGCTGAGTCCGGTCGGCACGGCCAGGGGTCCGTCGCCCAAGCGACGGGCCCCTGGCCGTGCGTCTCCCGGAGCGAAGCCGGTGAGGCGGCCCGCCCGCCGACAGCACAACTCCTTCCGGCACCGCCGGTTCGCGGCAGCCGCCTCGGCGGCGAGCACCGCCCCGGCCACGTGAGCCGTCCGGGTGTTCCGCGTCCCGGCGTCCCGCGTCCGGGTGCATCCCGGGGTCGCGGTCACCGTGGGGCACGGCGCCATGGACAATTGATCGAGATCGTTGGTGCTGTCGACGCACGACAAGGAGCCTCGGAGCATGGCGGGCGCACGGTGAACGGAACAGGCAGATCGAAGTGGGCGCTGCCGCACGTCGGCCCGGCGCAGCAGGACGCCGTGGCCCGTGCGCGAAGCTGGGCGCGGCTCGCCCTGGTGCTGGTGGCCGCATGCGTGGCGGTCGTCATGGCCGGTGCGGGTTCCGGCGGCTGGCTGGTGCTGCTCGCCGGGTTCGCCCTGCTCGCGCTGGCCGCGGCGGGCGTGTGGT includes:
- a CDS encoding DUF1996 domain-containing protein is translated as MALILGGGGLMAANVYASATEDGTEGNSVRKGGNSAVTIDCPDVGAKLTTVPDQALAEVDRELAVLDEQVAAAYRQLQQSAQSVRQDAGFVDNAVMNPLKEKRGATIERIAVAIDRVGDRPEGLESLASCALRASDDQADEGADGKGDENRGDGRQDGQDQGDKGQDGQDQDGGQQGGQGNAGQGNGGQAGNGPVAADFADITSVQPAQQTPDPRSGPSRGVFVTSCGVNAGGLFNSDNVIVAPGVSNGAHHFHDYVGNQSNNAFASDDDLAKAETSCVDQGDKSTYYWPVLRLQNGAQEQDAQSPGGGVEGNAGKIITPKDVTLTFVGNPRSKVTAMPLLLRIITGDAKAFVNGTANANASWSCTGFEDRQLKDKYPLCPAGSDVVRTFRFQSCWDGSNTDSANHRTHVAFAGADGSCPAGFEAVPQLVQRIVYDVDAPSLQDGGRTTPLFAVDSFPEQLHKAVTDHGDFINVFDESLMREMVDCINGGRQCGAGQNNGGNGNAGNGGNGNAGNGDDNGGNGNAGNGENNGGNGNGDGNGDDSGSGNGDNGNAGDNGSGNAGGDGSGNGDNGNAEGNGSVNDDAVGQGTQPPVGKPATEASAKNQPRVDAKPAAKAATSAPPAGSGGEIGAPATAPPTASAPAQARPPADTGAVTGGTEQQAVQGGLAETGANLWPGALGALLVIGGFVVLRRNAGRN